Proteins encoded in a region of the Haloarcula sp. CBA1129 genome:
- a CDS encoding methyltransferase domain-containing protein, whose product MGVLENKARARTFYKYLSKVYDQINPFIWDERMRDEAIAMLDLSPDDKVLDVGCGTGFATEGLLEHVDTVYGLDQSPHQLSKAFEKFGKFGDVRYHLGDAERLPFKDDSFDAVWSSGSIEYWPNPVDALAECRRLTKPGGKVLIVGPDYPNSTVFQKMADAIMLFYDEEEADRMFTEAGFKQFEHHIQQSRPGSPRAITTIAEVPE is encoded by the coding sequence ATGGGAGTCCTCGAGAACAAGGCCCGCGCGCGGACGTTCTACAAGTATCTCTCGAAGGTGTACGACCAGATCAACCCCTTCATCTGGGACGAACGGATGCGCGACGAGGCGATCGCAATGCTCGACCTTTCGCCCGACGACAAGGTCCTCGATGTCGGCTGTGGCACCGGCTTCGCCACCGAGGGTCTGCTCGAACACGTCGATACGGTGTACGGGCTCGACCAGAGCCCGCACCAGCTCTCGAAAGCGTTCGAGAAGTTCGGCAAGTTCGGCGACGTACGCTATCATCTCGGTGACGCCGAGCGACTTCCGTTCAAAGACGACAGTTTCGACGCGGTGTGGTCCTCGGGATCCATCGAGTACTGGCCCAACCCCGTCGACGCGCTTGCTGAGTGCCGTCGACTGACCAAACCCGGTGGTAAGGTCCTCATCGTCGGCCCCGACTATCCGAACTCGACTGTCTTCCAGAAGATGGCCGACGCCATCATGCTGTTTTACGACGAGGAGGAAGCCGACCGGATGTTCACCGAGGCGGGGTTCAAGCAGTTCGAACACCATATCCAGCAGTCTCGGCCGGGGAGTCCGCGTGCGATTACGACGATTGCAGAAGTCCCAGAGTAA
- a CDS encoding electron transfer flavoprotein subunit beta/FixA family protein, translating to MKILVTVKEVAAVDDEFEIDGLEIDDRYVTADLNEWDEYAVEEAVQIKEDHDDVEVVTVTVGPSETDETIRQALAKGADRAIRVWDDALDDAGLLDPETKAQVLAAVAAEEEPDLVLTGVQSADDGFGATGVTLADKLDMEWGAVVNDLDFDPEAGVASVHRELEGGVEELTDIETPAVLTIQTGINDPRYASLRGIRQAQSKELTEYALADIGLDASGIESPLEQTSLYEPETEGEATVFEGSAEETATELAELLAEKGVTS from the coding sequence ATGAAAATCCTTGTCACGGTAAAGGAGGTGGCAGCCGTCGACGACGAGTTCGAGATCGACGGACTCGAAATCGACGACCGCTACGTCACGGCCGACCTCAACGAGTGGGACGAGTACGCTGTCGAGGAGGCCGTCCAAATAAAGGAGGACCACGACGACGTCGAGGTCGTCACCGTCACCGTCGGCCCGTCCGAAACGGATGAGACAATCCGGCAGGCACTGGCGAAAGGGGCCGACCGTGCGATCCGTGTCTGGGACGACGCACTCGACGACGCCGGCCTGCTGGACCCCGAGACGAAGGCTCAGGTGTTGGCCGCCGTCGCAGCCGAAGAGGAACCCGACCTTGTGCTGACCGGCGTCCAGTCCGCCGACGACGGGTTCGGGGCGACTGGCGTCACGCTGGCCGATAAGCTCGACATGGAGTGGGGCGCTGTCGTCAACGATCTCGACTTCGATCCGGAGGCAGGTGTCGCTAGCGTCCACCGAGAACTGGAAGGCGGCGTCGAGGAACTCACCGACATCGAAACCCCGGCCGTGCTGACGATACAGACCGGGATCAACGACCCCCGCTACGCGAGTCTTCGGGGTATCCGGCAGGCCCAGAGCAAGGAGCTCACGGAGTACGCCCTCGCGGATATCGGACTTGACGCGTCCGGAATCGAGAGTCCGCTCGAACAGACCTCGCTGTACGAGCCTGAAACCGAGGGTGAGGCGACAGTGTTCGAGGGGAGTGCCGAGGAGACGGCGACCGAGTTGGCTGAATTGCTCGCAGAAAAGGGGGTGACCAGCTAA
- a CDS encoding V-type ATP synthase subunit I — protein MLRPEKMCRVSVTGSKRTMEQTIEAVHDLDMLHVTEYDDSWDGFEPGSSLEGTNEVSDKLVTVRSLQSILDVNEEDAGPTRVVTDEAIEDQLEEVRTAVNELDDRRDDVRDELRAVEDQINTMAPFVTLGIDLDLLRGYDSLSVVVGEGDSDEIEAVLADSDIGTFELFTEDSVVAVFAQAEEDALQDVLVGATFSRLEVPEGDGDPTAYLEELEHEKQQLESKLSTVEDELDELRLDHAGFLLAAEEKLAIEAQKGEAPLTFATTENAFIAEGWIPNERYEEFQRALSSTVGDAVDIDRIEIAEYDSEGHAESHEEVEGEGGNGGEPVGSSVDAPEPESERQPQETVADGGVITMGDDAPPVIQDNPSGVRPFEDLVEVVNRPKYGEFDPTVAFFLTFPAFFGFMIGDVGYGLLYLVLGYGLYSAVDSDVLKSLGGVGMWAGGFTMLFGLLYGEIFGLHTISNVVWPALGFEGAPFHKGLQPAYGEYAIGWLTLSLLAGMLHLAVGWTFDFVENLNHGLWDAVTESGSWLLMLFGLWAWVFSGAAGSAPDFLYTAEEGIFAGNPFPLGFAGLPAIDLFSVGGFPISAWLLVFFAGLVLLALADPIEVVEFLNVFVNVLSYTRLAAVLLAKAGMAFVVNLLFFGVFVTEDGAWHFGISHAPSHYLEEGVYHGHEVTEVMFGGLMHSGIAGLVGGLLVLVLGHLLVLVLGITSAGLQGVRLEYVEFFGKFFEGGGKRYNPFGYERTYTTDD, from the coding sequence ATGCTCAGACCTGAGAAGATGTGCCGCGTCTCGGTGACGGGGTCGAAACGCACGATGGAGCAGACTATTGAGGCCGTCCACGACCTCGATATGCTCCACGTCACCGAGTATGACGACTCCTGGGACGGCTTCGAACCCGGGAGCTCACTCGAGGGCACCAACGAGGTATCGGACAAGCTCGTTACGGTCCGCTCGCTACAGTCGATTCTGGACGTTAACGAGGAAGACGCGGGTCCGACCCGGGTCGTCACCGACGAGGCAATCGAGGACCAACTCGAAGAAGTCCGCACGGCAGTCAACGAACTTGACGACCGGCGCGACGATGTTCGGGACGAACTTCGCGCCGTCGAGGACCAGATCAATACGATGGCGCCGTTCGTCACGCTCGGCATCGATCTCGACCTGCTCCGTGGCTACGACTCGCTGTCTGTCGTCGTCGGCGAGGGTGACAGCGACGAGATCGAGGCTGTCCTCGCAGACAGCGACATCGGGACGTTCGAGCTGTTCACTGAGGACAGCGTTGTCGCCGTGTTCGCACAGGCTGAGGAAGACGCCTTGCAGGACGTGCTCGTCGGGGCCACGTTCTCTCGGCTCGAAGTCCCCGAGGGCGATGGCGACCCGACGGCGTATCTCGAAGAGCTGGAACACGAGAAACAACAGCTCGAATCGAAGCTCTCGACTGTCGAGGACGAACTCGATGAACTCCGCCTCGACCACGCTGGATTCCTGCTCGCTGCCGAGGAGAAACTGGCTATCGAGGCCCAGAAGGGCGAAGCCCCGCTCACGTTCGCGACGACGGAAAACGCCTTCATCGCCGAGGGCTGGATTCCGAACGAGCGCTACGAGGAGTTCCAGCGGGCCCTTTCGAGTACTGTCGGCGACGCCGTCGACATTGATCGGATCGAAATCGCCGAGTACGATAGCGAGGGACACGCGGAGTCCCACGAAGAAGTCGAAGGTGAAGGCGGCAACGGCGGCGAACCGGTCGGCAGTTCCGTTGACGCACCTGAACCGGAGAGCGAACGCCAGCCACAGGAGACCGTCGCCGATGGCGGTGTCATCACGATGGGTGACGACGCGCCGCCCGTCATTCAGGACAACCCGAGCGGCGTCCGTCCGTTCGAGGACCTTGTCGAAGTCGTCAACCGCCCGAAGTACGGCGAGTTCGACCCGACAGTCGCCTTCTTCCTGACGTTCCCGGCCTTCTTCGGGTTCATGATCGGTGACGTCGGCTATGGACTGCTGTACCTCGTGCTTGGCTACGGGCTGTACTCAGCGGTTGACAGCGATGTGCTGAAAAGTCTCGGTGGCGTTGGAATGTGGGCCGGTGGATTTACGATGCTGTTCGGCCTGCTGTACGGCGAAATCTTCGGCCTGCACACGATTTCGAACGTCGTGTGGCCCGCTCTCGGGTTCGAAGGGGCGCCGTTCCATAAGGGACTGCAGCCGGCGTACGGCGAGTACGCTATCGGATGGCTGACGCTGAGCCTTCTGGCCGGGATGCTCCACCTCGCTGTGGGATGGACGTTCGACTTCGTCGAGAACCTGAATCACGGCCTCTGGGACGCAGTCACCGAGAGCGGTTCATGGCTCCTGATGCTGTTTGGGCTCTGGGCGTGGGTGTTCTCCGGCGCAGCTGGCTCGGCACCGGACTTCCTCTACACCGCTGAGGAAGGTATCTTCGCTGGGAACCCGTTCCCGCTTGGTTTCGCTGGGCTCCCGGCTATTGACCTGTTCAGCGTCGGTGGGTTCCCGATATCAGCGTGGCTGCTGGTGTTTTTCGCCGGCCTCGTGCTGCTGGCGCTTGCTGACCCCATCGAAGTCGTCGAGTTCCTCAACGTGTTCGTGAACGTGCTGTCGTACACGCGACTGGCAGCAGTGCTCCTTGCGAAGGCCGGGATGGCCTTCGTGGTCAATCTGCTGTTCTTCGGCGTGTTCGTCACGGAAGACGGAGCGTGGCACTTCGGTATCAGCCATGCACCGAGCCACTACCTCGAAGAAGGGGTCTACCACGGCCACGAAGTCACAGAGGTCATGTTCGGTGGCCTGATGCACTCGGGCATCGCAGGTCTCGTCGGTGGGTTGCTCGTCCTTGTGCTGGGGCACCTCCTCGTCCTCGTGCTGGGCATTACCAGCGCCGGGCTGCAGGGTGTGCGTCTCGAGTACGTGGAGTTCTTCGGCAAGTTCTTCGAGGGCGGCGGCAAGCGGTACAATCCGTTCGGCTACGAGCGGACCTACACCACTGACGACTGA
- a CDS encoding F0F1 ATP synthase subunit C, whose translation MIETIALVVNAVLQEGGAAAPAIPAGAAAALAVGLSALGAGYAERGIGAAAVGAIAEDESMFGRGLILTVLPETLVILALVVVFILG comes from the coding sequence ATGATAGAAACTATCGCACTCGTTGTCAACGCTGTACTGCAAGAAGGTGGCGCTGCTGCTCCGGCTATCCCTGCGGGGGCTGCTGCAGCCCTCGCTGTCGGACTGTCTGCACTCGGTGCGGGGTACGCAGAGCGTGGTATCGGGGCCGCCGCCGTCGGCGCCATCGCGGAGGACGAGAGCATGTTCGGCCGTGGGCTCATCCTGACAGTCCTGCCGGAGACGCTCGTCATTCTCGCGCTGGTCGTCGTCTTCATCCTCGGTTAA
- a CDS encoding V-type ATP synthase subunit E: MSLQTVVEDIRDEARARAQEISDEADERAEEIIADAEADAEQIREEREAEVERTIEQEREQRLSSAKLEAKQARLNARRDILEDVRGDVEDALAALEGDRREELTRALLDAAVDEFDDSDELSVYGRASDQSLLKDVLEDYDDVTYAGERDCLGGVVVESSESRVRVNNTFDSILEDVWEDNLKAISDRLFEDQ, encoded by the coding sequence ATGAGCCTTCAAACAGTCGTAGAGGATATCCGCGACGAGGCCCGCGCGCGTGCTCAGGAGATTAGCGACGAGGCCGACGAACGTGCCGAGGAGATCATCGCCGACGCCGAGGCCGACGCCGAGCAGATCCGTGAGGAACGCGAGGCTGAGGTCGAGCGGACCATCGAGCAGGAGCGAGAGCAGCGGCTCTCCTCCGCGAAGCTCGAGGCCAAGCAGGCTCGACTCAACGCCCGGCGTGACATCCTCGAAGACGTTCGTGGCGACGTCGAGGACGCGCTTGCGGCCCTCGAAGGGGATCGACGAGAGGAACTGACACGCGCACTGCTTGACGCCGCCGTCGATGAATTCGACGACAGCGACGAGCTGTCGGTGTACGGCCGTGCGTCTGACCAGTCGCTTCTCAAGGATGTACTCGAAGACTACGACGACGTGACGTACGCCGGCGAGCGGGACTGCCTCGGCGGCGTCGTCGTCGAGAGCAGCGAGTCACGAGTCCGTGTGAACAACACGTTCGATTCTATCCTTGAGGACGTCTGGGAGGACAACCTGAAAGCAATCAGCGACCGCCTGTTCGAAGACCAATGA
- a CDS encoding electron transfer flavoprotein subunit alpha/FixB family protein, with protein sequence MSVLAIAEHRRGELRPVSLEQLAAGRDLADQLGGELHTAVIGGDVEAFGADLNREGVDAVHTVDIGEEFNHDVYTQVVTQLATELDPTVLLMPNSVNGLDYAPAVANRLDRPLVTDVVDIDAEDGLTATRELYGSKAETTIDVHAEQAAVTIRPAEWPTIETDGDAAIEAFDATLDESAVRSTVKGFEEVGGGDIDITDADVLVSVGRGIEEEENLDIIHDLAEALDATVSGSRPLIDNGWLEKDRQVGQSGKVVTPDVYIAIGISGAVQHVAGMKGSDTIVAINTDPNAPIFDIADYGIQDDLFEVVPALTEQFQ encoded by the coding sequence ATGTCGGTCCTTGCTATCGCCGAACACCGGCGCGGGGAACTCCGACCAGTGAGCTTAGAACAGTTGGCAGCCGGTCGCGACCTCGCCGATCAACTCGGCGGCGAGCTACACACTGCCGTCATCGGCGGCGATGTCGAAGCCTTCGGGGCGGACCTGAACCGCGAGGGCGTCGACGCTGTCCACACCGTCGACATCGGTGAGGAGTTCAACCACGACGTGTACACGCAGGTCGTCACGCAACTGGCCACGGAGCTGGATCCGACCGTCCTCCTGATGCCAAACAGCGTCAACGGCCTCGATTACGCGCCGGCGGTCGCCAATCGGCTGGACAGGCCGCTCGTGACCGACGTGGTCGATATCGACGCCGAGGACGGCCTTACCGCCACCAGAGAGCTGTACGGCTCGAAAGCCGAGACGACAATCGACGTCCACGCTGAGCAGGCGGCCGTGACCATCCGTCCGGCCGAGTGGCCGACCATCGAAACGGACGGTGACGCCGCCATCGAGGCGTTCGACGCGACCCTCGACGAAAGCGCAGTCAGGTCCACAGTAAAAGGCTTCGAGGAGGTCGGCGGTGGCGACATCGACATTACCGACGCCGACGTGCTAGTGTCCGTCGGCCGCGGGATCGAAGAAGAAGAGAACTTAGACATCATCCACGACCTTGCGGAGGCACTGGACGCGACGGTGTCGGGTTCGCGACCCCTCATCGACAACGGCTGGCTAGAGAAGGACCGACAGGTCGGCCAGAGCGGGAAAGTCGTCACGCCGGACGTGTACATCGCCATCGGTATCTCCGGGGCCGTCCAGCACGTCGCCGGGATGAAGGGCTCGGATACGATTGTCGCCATCAACACCGACCCGAACGCGCCGATCTTCGATATCGCCGACTACGGCATTCAGGACGACCTGTTCGAGGTCGTCCCAGCACTCACCGAGCAGTTCCAGTAA
- the ahaH gene encoding ATP synthase archaeal subunit H has protein sequence MPRPEVLDRIQEAEQEADEIVAEAEQDREDRIAEAREEAEGIRESAREEAETAAEDRLDAAREEIEAEREQIIEDGESARDDLEQQASEQIDEVVEYVTDLFEEAVHAQT, from the coding sequence ATGCCACGGCCAGAAGTTCTTGACAGGATACAGGAGGCCGAGCAGGAGGCCGACGAGATCGTCGCAGAGGCCGAACAAGACCGCGAAGACCGCATCGCGGAGGCTCGCGAAGAGGCGGAAGGAATCCGCGAATCTGCGCGGGAAGAGGCTGAGACGGCTGCCGAAGACCGTCTTGATGCGGCTCGCGAAGAGATCGAGGCCGAGCGCGAGCAGATCATCGAAGACGGTGAGAGCGCTCGCGACGATCTCGAACAGCAGGCCAGTGAACAGATCGACGAAGTAGTCGAATACGTCACAGACCTGTTTGAGGAGGCGGTACATGCTCAGACCTGA
- a CDS encoding ATP synthase subunit A — protein sequence MSQATDTDVREDGIIESVSGPVVTARDLDARMNDVVYVGSEGLMGEVIEIEGNITTIQVYEETSGVSPGEPVEGTGSPLSVDLGPGMLDAIYDGVQRPLDVLEEKMGSAFLDRGVDAPGIDLEKTWEFTPEVEEGDEVEAGDIVGTVPETPSIDHKVMVPPDSEGGEVVAIESGNFNVEETVVELDSGEEIQMHQEWPVRQQRPTVEKETPTEPLISGQRVLDGLFPIAKGGTAAIPGPFGSGKTVTQHQLAKWADADIVVYVGCGERGNEMTEVIEDFPELEDPTTGNALMDRTCLIANTSNMPVAARESCVYTGITIAEYFRDMGYDVALMADSTSRWAEAMREISSRLEEMPGEEGYPAYLSARLSEFYERAGYFENINGTEGSVSVIGAVSPPGGDFSEPVTQNTLRIVKTFWALDADLAERRHFPSINWNESYSLYRDQLDPWFEDNVRADWPETRQWAIDTLDEEAELQEIVQLVGKDALPEDQQLTLEIARYLREAWLQQNAFHDVDTFCEPEKTYRIMDAAKTYNDAAFEALDAGVPVEEITDIDAAPRLNRIGVQEDWNEYIDDLEDDIESQLRELY from the coding sequence ATGAGTCAAGCAACAGACACAGACGTCCGCGAGGACGGCATTATCGAAAGCGTCTCGGGACCGGTCGTAACGGCTCGGGACCTCGACGCCCGGATGAACGACGTCGTTTACGTCGGTTCGGAAGGGCTGATGGGCGAGGTCATCGAGATCGAAGGAAACATCACCACGATTCAGGTGTACGAGGAGACCTCCGGTGTCTCCCCCGGCGAACCCGTCGAAGGGACGGGCTCGCCCCTCTCCGTGGACCTCGGGCCGGGCATGCTCGACGCCATCTACGATGGTGTCCAGCGCCCGCTCGACGTGCTCGAAGAGAAGATGGGGTCGGCATTCCTCGACCGTGGTGTCGACGCACCGGGCATTGACCTGGAGAAGACCTGGGAATTCACCCCTGAAGTCGAGGAAGGCGACGAGGTCGAGGCCGGCGACATCGTCGGCACCGTCCCCGAGACGCCGAGTATCGACCACAAGGTGATGGTCCCGCCCGACTCCGAGGGCGGCGAAGTCGTCGCCATCGAGTCCGGCAATTTCAACGTCGAAGAGACGGTTGTCGAACTCGACAGCGGCGAAGAGATCCAGATGCACCAGGAATGGCCGGTGCGCCAGCAGCGCCCGACCGTCGAGAAGGAGACCCCGACGGAACCGCTCATCTCGGGCCAGCGCGTGCTCGATGGCCTGTTCCCGATTGCGAAGGGCGGGACGGCCGCCATTCCCGGCCCGTTCGGGTCCGGGAAGACGGTCACGCAGCACCAGCTCGCCAAGTGGGCTGACGCGGACATCGTCGTCTACGTCGGCTGTGGCGAGCGTGGCAACGAGATGACCGAGGTTATCGAGGACTTCCCGGAGCTTGAGGACCCGACCACCGGTAACGCGCTGATGGATCGGACCTGCCTCATCGCGAACACGTCGAATATGCCCGTCGCCGCACGCGAATCCTGCGTGTACACGGGTATCACCATCGCGGAGTACTTCCGCGACATGGGGTACGACGTGGCGCTGATGGCCGACTCCACCTCCCGGTGGGCCGAGGCCATGCGTGAAATTTCGTCCCGACTCGAAGAGATGCCCGGTGAAGAGGGGTACCCCGCGTACCTCTCCGCTCGTCTGAGTGAGTTCTACGAGCGCGCCGGCTACTTCGAGAACATCAACGGCACCGAGGGCTCCGTCTCTGTCATCGGGGCCGTCTCGCCGCCGGGCGGGGACTTCTCGGAGCCGGTCACCCAGAACACGCTGCGTATCGTCAAGACGTTCTGGGCGCTGGACGCGGACTTGGCCGAACGCCGGCACTTCCCCTCTATCAACTGGAACGAGTCGTACTCGCTGTATCGCGATCAGCTCGACCCGTGGTTCGAGGACAACGTCCGGGCCGACTGGCCGGAGACCCGCCAGTGGGCTATCGACACGCTCGACGAGGAAGCGGAACTGCAGGAGATTGTCCAGCTCGTCGGGAAGGACGCGTTGCCGGAAGACCAGCAGCTGACGCTTGAGATCGCCCGCTACCTGCGCGAGGCGTGGCTGCAGCAGAACGCCTTCCACGACGTGGACACGTTCTGTGAGCCCGAGAAGACCTACCGCATCATGGACGCTGCCAAGACGTACAACGATGCGGCCTTCGAGGCGCTCGATGCCGGTGTCCCGGTCGAGGAGATCACCGACATCGACGCCGCGCCACGGCTCAACCGTATCGGCGTCCAAGAGGATTGGAACGAGTACATCGACGACCTCGAAGACGACATCGAGTCTCAACTGCGGGAGCTGTACTAA
- a CDS encoding ATP synthase subunit B, with translation MKEYQTITEISGPLVFVETDEPVGYDDIVEIELSDGETRRGQVLESASDYVAIQVFEGTEGIDRDASVRFLGETMKMPVTEDLLGRVMDGTGQPIDGGPEIVPDERRDIVGEAINPFSREYPEEFIQTGVSAIDGMNTLVRGQKLPIFSASGLPHNDLALQIARQATVPEEEEGDDDEGSEFAVIFGAMGITAEEANEFMDDFERTGALERSVVFMNLADDPAVERTITPRLALTTAEYLAFEKDYHVLVILTDMTNYCEALREIGAAREEVPGRRGYPGYMYTDLAQLYERAGRIEGREGSVTQLPILTMPGDDDTHPIPDLTGYITEGQIYIDRDLNSQGIQPPINVLPSLSRLMDDGIGEGLTRADHADVKDQIFAAYAEGEDLRDLVNIVGREALSELDNKYLDFADRFEEEFVDQGTDTARSIDETLELGWDLLSMLPKDALNRIDEDLIEEHYREDETAEAVEA, from the coding sequence ATGAAAGAGTATCAGACAATCACGGAGATCAGCGGACCGCTGGTGTTCGTCGAGACCGACGAACCGGTCGGCTACGACGACATCGTCGAAATCGAGCTCAGCGACGGCGAGACCCGCCGTGGTCAGGTGCTCGAATCCGCGAGCGACTACGTCGCCATTCAGGTGTTCGAGGGGACCGAAGGGATCGACCGCGATGCCTCGGTTCGCTTCCTCGGCGAGACGATGAAGATGCCCGTCACCGAGGACCTCCTCGGGCGGGTCATGGACGGGACCGGCCAGCCCATCGACGGCGGCCCGGAGATCGTCCCCGACGAACGCCGTGACATCGTCGGCGAAGCGATCAATCCGTTCTCCCGGGAGTACCCCGAGGAGTTCATCCAGACGGGTGTTTCGGCTATCGACGGCATGAACACGCTCGTCCGCGGCCAGAAACTGCCGATCTTCTCCGCCTCCGGTCTGCCACACAACGATCTGGCGCTTCAGATCGCGCGACAGGCGACGGTGCCGGAAGAGGAGGAAGGCGACGACGACGAAGGGTCCGAGTTCGCCGTCATCTTCGGCGCGATGGGTATCACGGCTGAAGAGGCAAACGAGTTCATGGACGACTTCGAGCGCACCGGCGCGCTGGAACGTTCTGTCGTCTTCATGAACCTCGCGGACGACCCGGCCGTCGAGCGGACGATCACGCCGCGGCTGGCGCTGACTACTGCCGAGTATCTCGCCTTCGAGAAGGACTACCACGTACTGGTAATTCTGACGGACATGACCAACTACTGCGAGGCACTGCGTGAGATCGGTGCCGCGCGTGAGGAGGTCCCGGGCCGGCGTGGTTACCCCGGATACATGTACACTGACCTGGCACAGCTCTACGAGCGTGCCGGTCGTATCGAGGGCCGCGAGGGCTCCGTGACCCAGCTCCCGATCCTGACGATGCCGGGCGACGACGACACGCACCCGATTCCGGACCTGACCGGGTACATTACCGAGGGCCAGATCTACATCGACCGCGACCTCAACAGCCAGGGCATCCAGCCGCCGATCAACGTCCTGCCAAGCCTGTCGCGGCTGATGGACGACGGTATCGGCGAGGGGCTGACCCGTGCCGACCATGCCGACGTGAAAGACCAGATCTTCGCCGCGTACGCGGAAGGTGAGGACCTGCGCGACCTCGTGAACATTGTCGGTCGCGAGGCGCTGTCGGAACTGGACAACAAGTATCTGGACTTCGCCGACCGCTTCGAGGAGGAGTTCGTCGATCAAGGGACCGACACGGCCCGCAGCATCGACGAGACGCTCGAACTCGGCTGGGACCTGCTCTCGATGCTCCCGAAAGATGCGCTGAACCGCATCGACGAGGACCTTATCGAGGAGCACTACCGCGAGGACGAGACCGCCGAAGCTGTCGAAGCCTAA
- a CDS encoding V-type ATP synthase subunit F, with protein MSQEIGVIGSPEFTTGFRLAGVRKFADVPADEKDEQLDDAVEEMLNDDDIGIVVMHDDDLSHLSRGVRQDAETSVEPVMVTLGGGTGSGGLREQIKRAIGIDLMDED; from the coding sequence ATGAGCCAGGAAATAGGTGTCATCGGAAGCCCGGAGTTCACGACGGGCTTTCGGCTGGCGGGCGTCCGCAAGTTCGCGGACGTGCCTGCCGACGAGAAAGACGAGCAGCTCGACGACGCCGTCGAGGAGATGCTCAACGACGACGACATCGGCATCGTCGTGATGCACGACGACGATCTGTCGCATCTCTCACGCGGTGTCAGGCAGGACGCGGAGACGAGTGTCGAGCCGGTGATGGTCACGCTCGGCGGCGGTACTGGGAGCGGCGGACTGCGTGAACAGATCAAGCGAGCCATCGGTATCGACCTGATGGACGAGGACTAA
- a CDS encoding V-type ATP synthase subunit C, which translates to MSSRTGTSGQGSNYEYVIARVRARSASLFDDDDYRKLVRMGTGEIARFMEETEYETEMNALGSRYDGVDLVEYALNRNLAKHFDDLLRWSEGALYDYIARYLRKFDVWNVKTVIRGLYSDAERTEVEDDLIRAGEFTDRRVEDLLNAGSIEEVVEQLDDTIFGDTLAEAFDVYEESGVLVPLENALDRAFYETLLSGLPDNPEIDSPTGLYVEFLETEVDFRNLRNALRLARSGTDIDPSEYFIEGGQLFDAQEVAQLSTNLDQLVSAVRESKYGDDLDQALSALEEADNLIDFERALDAALLEYADRLSNRYPLSVCPVLSYVLAKEREVDNIRAIARGREAGLGPDEIEQELVIL; encoded by the coding sequence ATGAGTTCGCGAACGGGAACGAGCGGCCAGGGAAGCAACTACGAGTACGTCATCGCACGGGTTCGCGCCCGCAGCGCATCCCTGTTCGACGATGACGACTACCGGAAGCTGGTCCGCATGGGGACGGGCGAGATCGCCCGCTTCATGGAGGAAACCGAGTACGAGACCGAAATGAACGCGCTCGGCTCCCGGTACGACGGCGTCGACCTCGTCGAGTACGCGCTGAACCGCAACCTCGCGAAACACTTCGACGACCTGCTTCGCTGGTCCGAGGGGGCGCTGTACGACTATATCGCCCGCTACCTGCGGAAGTTCGACGTGTGGAACGTCAAGACCGTCATCCGCGGGCTCTACTCGGATGCGGAGCGAACCGAGGTAGAGGACGACCTCATCCGGGCCGGCGAGTTCACCGACCGGCGCGTTGAGGACCTGCTGAACGCCGGCTCTATCGAGGAGGTTGTCGAGCAGCTCGACGACACTATCTTCGGTGACACGCTGGCCGAAGCGTTCGATGTGTACGAGGAAAGCGGCGTCCTCGTGCCACTGGAGAACGCGCTCGACCGCGCTTTCTACGAAACGCTGCTGTCGGGGCTTCCGGACAACCCGGAGATCGACAGCCCGACCGGGCTGTACGTCGAGTTTTTGGAGACGGAAGTCGACTTCCGAAACCTCCGGAACGCGCTCCGTCTGGCCCGTAGTGGTACGGATATCGACCCCTCGGAGTACTTCATCGAGGGTGGACAGCTGTTCGACGCACAGGAGGTCGCACAGCTATCGACGAATCTCGACCAACTGGTCAGCGCCGTTCGCGAGAGTAAGTACGGCGACGACCTCGATCAGGCGCTGTCGGCGCTCGAAGAGGCCGACAACCTCATCGACTTCGAGCGGGCGCTGGACGCGGCGCTGCTCGAATACGCCGACCGGCTCTCGAACCGCTATCCCCTGTCGGTCTGTCCGGTGTTGTCCTACGTCCTCGCCAAGGAGCGCGAGGTCGACAACATCCGGGCCATCGCCCGCGGTCGCGAGGCCGGCCTCGGCCCCGATGAAATCGAACAGGAGCTGGTAATACTATGA